ACGCCTTGGCGTTGGGGTTCGCCCCAACCGAGGATACCAACACGAAGTTCTCGACATTCGCCTCTCGCGCCGCCCTGGCAACCGACAGGACAAGGTCATGATCGACGGCGCGAAACGCCTCCTCGCTGCCCGCCTGCTTCATGGTCGTGCCTAGAGCACAAATCATCGCGTCCGGGGCGATCGCTGCCACGACAGCCGGCCATTCCCCTGGCTGAGCGACGAGCATCTCCATCCGCGCCCCACGCGGCATCGGCGCCTCGCGCCGCGCTAGCGCGACCACGCGCAACCAGGCCTCGTCCTTTGCCGCCTCCATCACGCGATTGCCGATGAGGCCCGAAGCGCCAGCAAGCAGGACGCGGCGCGGCTCAGACATTGGACAGCCCTTCGGGTACGGTGCCGTAGATCTGGCGGTATTGCTCCATCGCGTAGCGGTCGGTCATTCCGGCGATGAAGTCGGCAATATGGCGGCTGCGGCCTGGCTCTTCTTCGGGGAGGCTTTCGCGCCAACTCTCTGGTAGGAGCGCTGGTTGCTGATGGTAACCGGCATAGAGCTTGGCGATGACCGTTCGCGCCCGCTCGGCGGTGGCCAGCTGCTCGTCGTGATAATAGAGGCGACGGTAGAGGAAGGCCTTCAGCTGTCGCTCCTGCGCG
Above is a genomic segment from Altererythrobacter sp. Root672 containing:
- a CDS encoding NAD(P)H-binding protein — translated: MSEPRRVLLAGASGLIGNRVMEAAKDEAWLRVVALARREAPMPRGARMEMLVAQPGEWPAVVAAIAPDAMICALGTTMKQAGSEEAFRAVDHDLVLSVARAAREANVENFVLVSSVGANPNAKAFYMRVKGEVEAAVGKLRFRRLDILRPGLLRGKRQGEARPLERLGMLAAPLTDLFMLGGNARYRSIDARLVAAAAIQCSREKAAGQFVHEHAAILRQARRLEGVASAP